Proteins encoded together in one Solanum lycopersicum chromosome 7, SLM_r2.1 window:
- the LOC101255605 gene encoding probable LRR receptor-like serine/threonine-protein kinase At1g56140, whose translation MQPLSALFFFLGTLLVLLLLIFILCKFFKPGKLTALITSTFKPLPEMSNAVSVHLHTISYFNFHTLKKATKNFHSDNLLGCGGFGPVFLGKLGDGQLVAVKKLSVDKSQQGDREFLAEVRMITSIQHKNLVRLLGCCSEGDQRLLVYEYMKNRSLDQILYGKSKIFLDWKTRYQIILGIARGLQYLHEDSHIRIVHRDIKASNILLDDKFQPRIGDFGLARFFPEDQAYLSTAFAGTLGYTAPEYALRGELTEKADIYSYGVVVLEIINSRKNTDLSLPSEMQYLPDYAWKLYERSRLIDLVDPKMLENGVAEKDVMQTIHVAFLCLQPHANLRPPMSEIVAMLVTKAGTLITPPMPPPFLDPELRIGRTITVHG comes from the exons ATGCAGCCTTTATCCGCCTTGTTCTTTTTTCTTGGCACTCTACTTGTTCTGTTACTTCTCATATTTATCTTATGCAAGTTTTTCAAACCAGGAAAACTGACAGCTTTGATTACTAGCACATTTAAGCCTCTTCCAG AGATGAGTAATGCTGTTAGTGTACATCTTCATACAATAAGCTACTTTAACTTTCATACATTGAAGAAAGCTACGAAGAATTTTCACTCGGATAACCTCCTTGGATGTGGTGGATTTGGTCCGGTTTTCCTG GGGAAGTTAGGAGATGGACAATTAGTTGCTGTCAAGAAGTTGTCTGTTGACAAATCGCAGCAAGGGGACCGGGAGTTTCTTGCTGAGGTACGGATGATAACAAGTATACAACACAAGAACCTTGTCCGCCTTCTTGGTTGTTGTTCAGAAGGGGATCAGAGGCTTCTCGTGTACGAATACATGAAGAATAGGAGCTTGGACCAAATACTATACG GAAAGAGTAAGATATTCCTAGATTGGAAAACTCGGTACCAGATAATCTTAGGGATTGCGCGGGGATTACAATATCTTCATGAGGATTCACACATTAGGATTGTTCACAGGGACATCAAAGCCAGTAATATTCTGTTGGATGACAAATTTCAACCAAGAATCGGAGATTTTGGCCTAGCTAGGTTTTTCCCTGAAGATCAAGCATATCTCAGCACCGCATTTGCTGGAACCTT AGGTTACACCGCTCCTGAATATGCACTTAGAGGAGAATTGACAGAAAAGGCTGATATATACAGTTATGGTGTTGTTGTGCTAGAAATAATCAATTCTCGGAAGAATACAGATCTTTCTTTGCCTTCAGAAATGCAGTATCTCCCCGACTAT GCATGGAAGCTATATGAAAGATCAAGATTAATCGATCTAGTTGATCCAAAGATGTTGGAAAATGGGGTGGCGGAAAAGGATGTAATGCAAACAATACATGTAGCTTTCTTATGCCTTCAGCCTCATGCCAATTTAAGACCACCAATGTCTGAGATTGTTGCAATGTTGGTAACCAAAGCTGGAACACTAATTACACCACCAATGCCTCCGCCTTTCTTAGATCCAGAGTTGAGGATCGGTAGAACGATAACAGTACATGGTTGA
- the LOC101247835 gene encoding uncharacterized protein, whose amino-acid sequence MAYVDHAFSISDEDMMMEGSHADNNRGPIKEIALAVSLLVFGTLAIFLGIFMAINKVGGDTAHGLFFAILGGVLFIPGFYYTRIAYYAYKGYKGFSFSNIPPV is encoded by the exons ATGGCGTACGTCGATCATGCTTTCTCAATTTCCGATGAGGATATGATGATGGAAGGTTCTCATGCCGATAACAATCGTGGACCTATCAAAGAGATCGCTcttgctgtttcccttcttgTATTTGGTACCCTAGCTATTTTTCTAGGTATTTTCATGGCAATCAATAAGGTCGGTGGCGATACAGCTCATG GGCTTTTTTTTGCTATACTTGGTGGAGTTTTGTTTATACCAGGGTTCTACTATACAAGGATTGCATACTATGCTTACAAGGGTTATAAAGGTTTCTCTTTTTCCAATATACCTCCTGTCTAG
- the HT3 gene encoding hexose transporter 3 (The RefSeq protein has 2 substitutions compared to this genomic sequence), with amino-acid sequence MAGGGIGSTGVNKGRAENYNGKLTLYVIIACIVAAVGGSLFGYDIGISGGVTSMDEFLRRFFYSVYLKKQHVHEDNYCKYNNQVLAAFTSSLYMAGLVASLVASPITRNYGRRASIICGGISFFIGAVLNAAAVNLGMLLSGRIMLGVGIGFGNQAVPLYLSEMAPAHLRGCLNMMFQLATTLGIFTANMINYGTSKLHPWGWRLSLGLAAAPAFVMTVGGMLLPETPNSLIEQGNKTKGRHVLERIRGTENVDAEFEDMVDASELARSVKHPFRNILKRRNRPQLIMAILMPTFQILTGINIILFYAPVLFQSMGFKRAASLYSSALTGAVLASSTLLSMATVDRWGRRVLLITGGIQMIICQVIVAIILGLKFGSDKELSRGYSIIVVVFICLFVAAFGYSWGPLGWTVPSEIFPLETRSAGQSITVTVNLFFTFAIAQSFLSLLCAMRFGIFLFFSCWIAVMTIFIYLFLPETKGVPIEEMMRLWEKHWFWKKIVSEDQQVKNTNGLNHA; translated from the exons ATGGCAGGAGGAGGAATTGGTTCAATTGGTGTAAACAAAGGAAGAGCTGAAAATTACAATGGAAAACTCACTCTTTATGTCATCATAGCATGTATTGTTGCTGCTGTTGGAGGTTCACTCTTTGGATATGATATTGGAATTTCAG GGGGGGTGACGTCGATGGATGAATTTCTTCGTCGATTCTTCTACTCAGTATACCTAAAGAAGCAGCACGTTCACGAAGACAACTATTGCAAGTATAATAACCAAGTTCTTGCTGCATTTACCTCGTCTTTATACATGGCTGGTTTAGTTGCATCTCTGGTAGCATCTCCTATCACAAGGAACTATGGACGTCGTGCAAGTATAATATGCGGTGGCATTAGTTTCTTCATTGGAGCAGTTCTCAATGCCGCTGCTGTCAACCTTGGCATGCTTCTTTCCGGACGAATTATGCTAGGTGTGGGAATTGGATTTGGCAACCAG GCAGTTCCGTTATATTTATCAGAGATGGCACCAGCACACCTAAGAGGATGTCTGAACATGATGTTTCAATTAGCAACAACACTCGGAATCTTCACAGCAAACATGATAAACTATGGAACAAGTAAACTCCATCCATGGGGATGGAGACTTTCGTTAGGCTTAGCAGCAGCACCGGCTTTCGTTATGACAGTTGGAGGCATGCTTCTTCCCGAGACACCGAACAGCTTAATCGAACAAGGAAATAAAACTAAAGGGAGACATGTTTTAGAGAGGATAAGAGGAACCGAGAATGTAGATGCAGAATTCGAAGACATGGTGGATGCAAGTGAATTGGCACGTTCGGTAAAGCATCCGTTTAGAAACATTCTTAAAAGGAGAAACAGGCCTCAGTTAATCATGGCGATTTTGATGCCGACTTTTCAGATACTTACTGGCATTAACATCATACTTTTTTATGCCCCAGTATTGTTTCAGAGTATGGGGTTTAAAAGAGCAGCCTCTCTGTATTCCTCTGCTTTGACTGGTGCAGTTCTTGCTTCATCTACACTTTTATCAATGGCCACTGTCGATAGATGGGGTCGAAGAGTTCTTCTTATTACCGGTGGAATCCAAATGATCATCTGTCAG GTTATTGTTGCGATAATCTTGGGACTCAAATTTGGAAGTGACAAGGAGCTATCAAGAGGTTACTCGATTATAGTAGTTGTTTTCATTTGTCTCTTTGTAGCGGCGTTTGGATACTCATGGGGGCCTCTTGGATGGACCGTGCCAAGTGAAATTTTCCCTTTAGAGACGAGATCAGCAGGCCAAAGTATCACAGTTACTGTGAATTTGTTCTTCACATTTGCGATAGCACAGTCTTTCCTCTCACTTTTATGTGCTATGAGGTTCGGGATTTTCCTGTTTTTCTCCTGTTGGATTGCTGTCATGACGATATTCATCTATCTGTTCTTGCCTGAAACGAAGGGAGTTCCGATTGAAGAGATGATGTGTCTTTGGGAAAAGCATTGGTTCTGGAAGAAGATCGTTTCGGAGGATCAACAAGTTAAAAACACCAATGGACTCAACCATGCTTGA
- the LOC101248310 gene encoding uncharacterized protein, protein MANTECTSPPPPRIGKIGPYTVFMTPPPTPKSGSTELPPPIQPQPVQTPPVQVVDKSCPVWSPPMQYDKPSQSSFGFFWNAVAKVQNAHASLDEQVAYWFGLNQSKYQWALDDYYESKNINKAEEKAKVVASKLENV, encoded by the exons ATGGCTAACACTGAATGTACTTCTCCTCCTCCGCCGAGGATCGGTAAGATCGGGCCGTACACGGTTTTCATGACCCCTCCACCCACACCCAAATCCGGTTCTACCGAGCTACCACCACCAATTCAGCCGCAACCGGTTCAGACACCACCGGTTCAGGTGGTCGATAAGTCATGTCCGGTTTGGTCTCCTCCAATGCAGTATGATAAACCCTCTCAGTCTTCTTTTGGGTTTTTCTGGAACGCTGTTGCTAAAGTTCAAAAtg CTCATGCGAGTTTGGATGAACAAGTGGCATACTGGTTTGGATTGAATCAGTCGAAGTATCAGTGGGCATTAGATGATTACTATGAGAGCAAAAATATT AACAAGGCCGAAGAAAAAGCAAAAGTTGTAGCTAGCAAATTAGAGAATGTATGA
- the LOC101255310 gene encoding putative UPF0481 protein At3g02645, with product MALDPIVPSNSSARRWTDRISNALKKDVVVDVNLLPPVCVLHIPKTLTHHKPEAYTPQLIGMGPYHHLRPDLYQMERYKLAALKHILQPVQILNFEHLLIDKLRDNDLVIRACYNRFMDIDEETLAWIVAIDGLFLLNILRSSYGNNVHDDSIDDNVFTRDFMMLENQIPFVAVKQIRKFLCFSSPEDREDTELVSMFRRFCEMHSPLPLPRNNAKETRPLHLLDLMYHLILDDHVDFVSIPIQMSSIVIKHDDKDEENVYQDTHEDIIHNFETVLEVFEPIGPRNVQKLLKSINQVVENVPWSMISGLFRKGMEINGDEERDNTSTIPSASCLWCYARVKCSPIHEGLSRIKFEQASSTLYLPVITMNAGSEVIIRNLMVYEAAMSKSKLEFARYINLMSGIADTTKDVKLLRQAGVVKGDLTDNEISTLFSTIQRSFVRSSGSSNVEIAMEKVNKYYNQRLIVRARRGLKKHIYVSRKLLPVAMSISIVLLLIFQAFCSVYGCHSVWVNRD from the coding sequence ATGGCATTGGATCCAATTGTTCCTTCAAATTCAAGTGCAAGAAGATGGACAGACCGCATAAGTAACGCGCTTAAGAAAGATGTCGTTGTAGACGTCAATCTTCTCCCTCCTGTCTGTGTCCTCCACATTCCGAAAACACTAACTCATCACAAACCAGAAGCGTATACTCCTCAGCTCATCGGTATGGGACCTTATCACCATTTAAGGCCAGACTTATATCAAATGGAAAGGTACAAACTTGCTGCCCTCAAACACATTCTTCAGCCTGTTCAAATCCTCAATTTTGAGCATCTCTTGATCGATAAACTTAGAGATAATGACCTTGTTATACGTGCTTGTTATAACCGGTTCATGGACATAGATGAGGAGACATTAGCTTGGATAGTAGCCATAGATGGTCTATTCTTGCTTAACATCCTCCGTTCATCATATGGGAATAATGTTCATGATGATAGTATTGATGACAATGTTTTCACTCGAGACTTTATGATGCTTGAAAACCAAATCCCCTTTGTCGCTGTGAAGCAAATTAGAAAGTTCCTCTGTTTCTCATCCCCTGAAGACAGAGAAGACACCGAGTTAGTTTCCATGTTTAGACGCTTCTGTGAAATGCATTCCCCACTTCCTTTGCCTAGAAATAATGCTAAAGAAACTCGGCCTCTTCATTTGCTTGATCTTATGTATCATTTAATCCTCGATGATCATGTAGATTTTGTTTCAATTCCGATTCAAATGTCATCTATCGTTATCAAACATGATGataaagatgaagaaaatgTTTATCAAGATACACATGAAGACATCATTCACAACTTTGAAACAGTCTTGGAGGTGTTCGAGCCTATAGGCCCAAGAAACGTGCAAAAGCTTCTAAAATCTATTAACCAGGTCGTGGAAAACGTCCCATGGTCAATGATTTCCGGGCTATTTAGGAAAGGTATGGAAATAAATGGAGACGAAGAAAGAGACAATACCAGTACTATCCCTTCAGCATCCTGCTTATGGTGTTATGCCAGAGTCAAATGCAGCCCCATTCATGAGGGTCTCAGTAGGATTAAGTTCGAACAAGCTTCTTCGACTTTGTACCTTCCTGTGATCACAATGAATGCTGGCTCAGAAGTCATAATTAGAAACTTGATGGTCTATGAAGCTGCCATGTCGAAATCCAAGCTCGAATTTGCTAGATACATCAATCTTATGAGTGGAATTGCAGATACTACTAAGGATGTGAAGTTGCTTAGGCAAGCTGGTGTTGTCAAAGGGGATTTGACTGATAATGAAATTTCCACTTTGTTCAGTACTATACAAAGGTCATTTGTAAGGTCTAGCGGAAGTTCTAATGTGGAGATTGCCATGGAGAAAGTCAACAAGTACTATAACCAGAGGCTAATCGTTAGGGCTCGTAGAGGATTGAAGAAACACATCTATGTTTCTCGGAAGTTGTTGCCTGTTGCTATGTCGATATCCATTGTCTTGCTGCTAATTTTCCAAGCATTTTGCTCCGTGTATGGTTGCCACAGTGTTTGGGTCAATAGAGACTAG